Proteins co-encoded in one Bacillus sp. FSL H8-0547 genomic window:
- a CDS encoding DUF3307 domain-containing protein — MIVLSLILAHLTADFLLQTDEMVREKRKYLKKHLLHHAFILLAVLLCFWLTKFEMVNPLKNVVLPLVFIIGTHGVIDFLKLKLLDRTTDKQNMKNLLYFLGDQFLHLVMIVLACHFFLNVSYSAIAQKGIMLITEKSSLSVPNALLFIAIILIVTTSVSGHVIRMVLGTLPAQLLSFEGRYAFKNERKEDKMNAAGGLTEEYTYFTFNKHDLSRGKLIGYIERLLVLILTFYSAYPAIGFIVTAKSIARFKQMDDRNWAEYFLLGTLTSMFLGIALGLLLREVLL, encoded by the coding sequence ATGATTGTACTTAGTCTTATTCTGGCCCATTTAACGGCTGACTTTCTGCTTCAGACTGATGAAATGGTCAGGGAAAAGCGGAAGTATTTAAAAAAGCATTTGCTTCATCATGCGTTTATCCTCCTGGCTGTTTTGCTTTGTTTCTGGCTGACCAAATTCGAGATGGTAAATCCGCTGAAAAATGTTGTTCTGCCATTGGTTTTCATAATTGGAACTCATGGTGTGATAGATTTTCTTAAGCTGAAACTGCTGGATAGGACGACTGACAAGCAAAATATGAAAAACCTTCTCTATTTTCTTGGTGATCAGTTTTTGCATCTTGTTATGATTGTGTTAGCATGCCACTTCTTTTTAAATGTATCGTACAGCGCAATTGCCCAAAAAGGAATCATGCTGATAACGGAGAAATCTTCACTCAGTGTACCGAATGCCCTTTTATTTATTGCCATTATTCTAATTGTTACTACTAGTGTAAGCGGGCATGTCATCCGTATGGTGCTAGGGACACTTCCGGCGCAGCTGCTTTCGTTTGAAGGGCGCTATGCATTCAAGAATGAGAGAAAAGAAGATAAGATGAATGCAGCAGGCGGACTGACGGAGGAGTATACGTATTTCACATTTAATAAACATGATCTGTCCAGAGGAAAGCTGATTGGATATATTGAAAGGCTGCTTGTACTGATTTTGACGTTTTACAGTGCATATCCCGCCATCGGTTTCATTGTGACGGCGAAATCGATCGCCCGCTTTAAGCAGATGGATGACCGAAACTGGGCGGAGTATTTTCTTCTCGGGACTTTAACTTCGATGTTTCTGGGCATAGCTTTGGGGCTGCTTTTGAGGGAAGTGCTGCTTTAA
- a CDS encoding peptidase E — protein sequence MKQIIAMGGGGFSMEPDNLLLDHYILNQSLKPNPKICFVSTASGDQDGYIQRFYHAFHSMACKPDHLALFDPHFKDIEDFVMSQDILYVGGGSTRNLLVLWKEWGLDLLFKRAYQNGTVLAGLSAGANCWFEEGLTDPLNAPLYKINGLGFIKGSICPHYDGEEKRRPSFHKLVRSGSMIAGFGMEDGAAVHFKDGQVYKCISSRPNAKVYFLEENAGRIHEEPLQMMYLGGLP from the coding sequence ATGAAACAGATTATTGCGATGGGCGGGGGTGGGTTTTCCATGGAGCCTGATAATTTGTTGTTGGATCACTATATTCTGAATCAATCACTGAAGCCGAATCCGAAAATATGTTTCGTGTCCACAGCTAGTGGAGATCAGGATGGATATATTCAACGGTTTTATCATGCTTTTCATTCTATGGCATGTAAACCTGATCACTTGGCATTATTTGATCCGCACTTTAAGGATATTGAGGATTTCGTCATGTCCCAGGATATCTTGTACGTGGGCGGGGGAAGTACCCGGAATCTGCTTGTTTTATGGAAAGAATGGGGACTCGATCTTCTATTTAAAAGAGCATATCAAAACGGCACGGTCCTTGCAGGGCTTAGTGCTGGAGCGAATTGCTGGTTTGAAGAGGGATTGACTGATCCTTTAAATGCTCCGCTGTACAAAATAAATGGACTGGGATTTATCAAAGGGAGTATTTGTCCTCATTATGATGGCGAGGAAAAGAGAAGACCGTCATTTCATAAACTTGTACGTTCTGGCAGTATGATAGCTGGGTTTGGCATGGAAGATGGGGCAGCCGTGCATTTTAAAGACGGACAAGTTTATAAATGCATCAGTTCGAGGCCTAATGCCAAGGTCTATTTTTTGGAGGAAAACGCAGGCAGAATCCATGAGGAACCTCTGCAAATGATGTACCTGGGCGGTCTGCCATGA
- a CDS encoding CBO0543 family protein — translation MEKKLLKGLFGLCVVLFPFAMKRSALKEVLIIFLGKGVISTLMDVFYVRTKRIAYPVRPLPHIYKTNILYDFLFFPLLSVFWIRQCYKDRLPMVLLKSLTWSVPMSIGQWYLEKTTNLFHWKRWTIFHTFGCVTFTLLAIRGLIEMVKRNEHKSPIEEMGS, via the coding sequence ATGGAAAAAAAGTTGCTGAAAGGCCTTTTTGGTTTGTGCGTGGTATTATTTCCTTTTGCAATGAAACGATCAGCTCTAAAAGAAGTGCTGATTATCTTTCTCGGGAAAGGCGTCATCTCGACACTAATGGATGTGTTTTATGTCAGGACAAAGCGAATTGCCTATCCTGTCAGGCCATTACCGCATATTTATAAAACCAATATTTTATATGATTTTCTCTTTTTCCCGCTGCTGAGTGTTTTTTGGATCAGACAGTGCTATAAAGACAGGCTGCCGATGGTTCTGCTGAAAAGCCTTACCTGGAGTGTGCCGATGTCCATTGGGCAGTGGTATTTGGAAAAGACGACGAACCTATTTCACTGGAAAAGGTGGACGATTTTTCATACGTTCGGCTGTGTAACTTTTACACTTCTTGCAATTCGGGGACTTATTGAAATGGTGAAACGAAACGAACATAAATCTCCAATAGAAGAAATGGGATCTTAA
- a CDS encoding FadR/GntR family transcriptional regulator: MKAFIKKQLVHELVADEIKQYIRTHSIQKGDKLPSMGELAEMFRVSRTSIREALRQLEAVHFVEIINGKGILVKDADFHHLQTRIKIECDLEYLLNLCDVRRGLEGRAIELAVKKITEEQLEKMEHNLMIFKKVKILTAESVQADYLFHQTLYEASHNPVLTKMIITVYNDFYEFWEKHADLSSFFEDTYQFHEDLFHWIREKDGYRAKEAFQLMVDVLEAKIRELL, translated from the coding sequence ATGAAGGCGTTTATTAAAAAACAGCTTGTACATGAACTGGTTGCTGATGAAATTAAGCAATATATTAGAACTCACAGCATTCAAAAAGGGGATAAGCTCCCTTCGATGGGAGAGCTTGCAGAAATGTTCAGAGTAAGCCGGACGAGTATCAGAGAAGCTCTGAGACAGCTTGAAGCCGTACACTTTGTTGAGATTATTAATGGAAAAGGAATTTTAGTGAAAGATGCTGATTTTCATCACCTTCAGACACGAATTAAAATTGAATGCGATCTGGAGTATCTATTGAACCTATGTGATGTGAGAAGGGGGCTTGAGGGCAGGGCAATTGAACTTGCAGTCAAAAAGATAACAGAAGAGCAGCTGGAGAAAATGGAACATAATCTCATGATCTTTAAAAAAGTCAAAATCCTGACTGCTGAATCTGTTCAGGCTGATTATCTTTTTCATCAAACTTTATATGAAGCTTCACATAATCCTGTCCTGACAAAAATGATTATTACTGTATACAATGATTTTTACGAATTTTGGGAAAAGCATGCAGACTTGTCGTCTTTTTTTGAAGATACCTATCAGTTTCATGAAGACCTATTTCATTGGATAAGAGAGAAGGATGGATATAGAGCTAAGGAAGCCTTTCAACTTATGGTGGATGTGCTGGAAGCAAAGATAAGAGAACTACTATAG
- a CDS encoding MFS transporter: MGQNRDNQKVAKKALVASLIGSSIEWYDYFLYGTIAALIFSKLYFPSGDPVVGLMLAYTSFALPFFIRPLGGIIFSHIGDKIGRKKTLVMTLSLMGGATVLIGLLPTYESIGIWAPILLILLRLVQGLGIGGEWGGALLLATEYAPPKKRGFFGSIPQMGVTIGLLLGTLSISVMTLLPNDQFEAWGWRVPFVLSALLVLLGLWIRNGIDETPAFKEAKESGTISKVPLVDTFKYHWKEVLIAVGAKVVETAPFYIFGTFIISYATSNLNFDRSDTLNAVTIATFVTTIMIPFMGKLSDKVGRKPLYIGGTIGMILYAFPYFYLLSLDSVFWLTVATVIGLGIIWAPITAVLGTMFSEIFSTSVRYTGVTVGYQLGAALAGGTAPLIATALLSAYNNSFIPVAIYMIAAAIISLTAVLFTKETRPVETDGEPQSKAV, translated from the coding sequence ATGGGACAAAACAGGGATAATCAAAAGGTTGCAAAAAAAGCGTTAGTTGCAAGTTTAATAGGAAGTTCAATTGAATGGTACGATTATTTTCTTTATGGAACAATCGCAGCTCTGATTTTCAGCAAGCTGTATTTTCCGTCTGGAGATCCGGTTGTCGGTTTGATGCTTGCGTATACGTCATTTGCATTGCCATTCTTTATCCGTCCGCTTGGAGGAATAATTTTCAGTCATATAGGGGATAAAATTGGACGGAAAAAGACACTCGTTATGACACTGTCACTTATGGGCGGTGCCACAGTTCTTATTGGCCTTCTGCCTACATATGAATCAATCGGTATTTGGGCTCCAATCTTATTAATCCTTCTTCGCCTTGTTCAGGGGCTTGGTATTGGAGGCGAGTGGGGTGGTGCATTGCTGCTTGCAACCGAATATGCACCTCCAAAAAAGAGAGGGTTTTTCGGAAGTATTCCTCAAATGGGTGTTACAATCGGCCTTCTTCTTGGTACGCTCTCGATTTCAGTCATGACGCTTCTGCCTAATGATCAATTTGAAGCCTGGGGATGGCGGGTACCATTTGTTCTAAGTGCCTTATTAGTACTTCTTGGTTTATGGATCCGAAACGGCATAGATGAAACACCTGCATTTAAAGAAGCTAAAGAGTCAGGCACCATTTCGAAAGTTCCTCTGGTTGACACGTTTAAATATCATTGGAAGGAAGTTTTAATTGCTGTAGGTGCTAAGGTTGTCGAAACAGCTCCGTTTTATATATTCGGCACGTTCATCATTTCATATGCAACATCGAATTTGAATTTTGACCGAAGTGATACCTTAAATGCTGTCACAATTGCAACGTTCGTCACAACGATTATGATTCCTTTTATGGGCAAGCTTTCTGACAAAGTTGGTCGAAAACCTCTATATATTGGGGGCACTATTGGTATGATTCTATATGCATTCCCATATTTTTACTTATTGTCACTTGATTCAGTATTCTGGTTGACAGTGGCTACTGTTATCGGCCTTGGCATTATATGGGCTCCTATTACTGCTGTTTTAGGTACGATGTTTTCTGAAATCTTCTCAACAAGCGTGCGCTATACAGGAGTAACAGTCGGTTATCAGCTGGGTGCAGCCCTTGCCGGAGGAACAGCGCCTCTGATTGCAACTGCCTTACTCAGCGCTTATAACAATTCATTTATTCCTGTTGCCATCTATATGATTGCGGCTGCAATTATCTCACTTACAGCTGTTTTGTTTACCAAGGAAACAAGACCTGTGGAAACGGATGGAGAACCTCAATCAAAGGCAGTATAA